A section of the Pseudanabaena mucicola str. Chao 1806 genome encodes:
- a CDS encoding cation:proton antiporter, with protein MESSLSLIIIIAIAAGISARVIANFFRVPSIVFLLLFGVALGGNGFNLVQPRLLGNGLEAIVSISVALILFDGGLNLKLQELGKVSASLRNLITVGTLITLIGGGIAAYWLSEFPWTIAFLYAALVVVTGPTVINPIVEEVGLDRRLATILEGEGVLIDAIGSVLAVVVLDVALNPAAGSFEVVMDLGLRLGVGGTVGAIAGWLLGRFLQRATFLAEDTKSAVVVAAVLALFGLAQEIQSESGLTAVVVMGIILRASEIPNSRALLKFKSQLVALIVSVLFILLSANLSIPSIFALGWGGVQTVLFMMLIVRPINVIVSTWNSSFTWRQKAFLAWCAPRGIVAASVASLFSILLTERGVNGGESVKALVFLTIAMTVFLQGLSAKLVAKLLGLSQGDISGLVIVGSNPIGILVARLFQANGHRVALIDTNAEFCKQAAEYDIPAFVSNGLDAKSLAEAGLDSVGTFVALTINTDVNIVIAQLAIKEFNPPKVFAIYVKEVESDRNQPEVQQAFSNRVPIKTWNQYILQREVRVGEFLLISEEIEEQLNRFNTLFNAGMLLPLLFERKGQLQIVSADMNWEKGDRIVYLLYTPKTLPQAQFEVFPPNTLDITPVVLSDLDIAQKASDSNSSSSQKGKKVVASSNSDYFLSMAKDILKRRS; from the coding sequence ATGGAAAGTTCTCTTTCTTTAATAATTATTATCGCGATCGCCGCAGGGATTTCTGCTCGTGTTATTGCCAATTTTTTTCGTGTGCCGAGTATTGTCTTTCTATTATTGTTTGGAGTAGCTCTGGGTGGGAATGGCTTTAATTTGGTACAGCCAAGGTTATTAGGTAATGGTTTAGAGGCGATCGTTTCTATTTCTGTTGCCCTAATTCTCTTTGATGGCGGACTCAATCTCAAACTTCAAGAACTGGGTAAGGTTTCTGCAAGTTTACGCAATTTAATTACTGTTGGTACGCTAATTACCTTGATTGGTGGTGGTATTGCCGCCTATTGGTTGAGCGAATTTCCTTGGACGATTGCTTTCTTATATGCTGCCCTTGTCGTCGTTACAGGACCTACGGTAATTAATCCCATTGTTGAGGAAGTGGGACTAGATCGCCGTCTTGCTACAATTCTTGAGGGAGAGGGAGTACTCATTGATGCGATCGGCTCGGTGTTAGCAGTAGTAGTTTTAGATGTTGCATTAAATCCTGCCGCAGGATCCTTTGAGGTGGTCATGGATTTAGGCTTACGTTTAGGGGTTGGAGGGACAGTTGGTGCGATCGCAGGATGGCTACTGGGAAGGTTTTTACAACGGGCTACATTTTTGGCGGAGGATACCAAAAGTGCAGTAGTCGTAGCAGCTGTTCTTGCTCTCTTTGGGCTTGCCCAAGAAATTCAAAGTGAGTCTGGACTAACGGCAGTCGTGGTTATGGGAATCATTCTCCGAGCTTCAGAAATTCCCAATAGCCGTGCTTTACTAAAGTTCAAAAGTCAGTTAGTAGCACTGATTGTGTCAGTGCTATTTATTCTCCTTTCCGCTAACCTATCTATCCCAAGTATATTTGCACTAGGCTGGGGTGGTGTGCAAACAGTGCTCTTTATGATGTTGATTGTGCGCCCGATCAATGTCATCGTCAGCACATGGAACAGTAGTTTTACATGGCGGCAAAAGGCATTCTTAGCTTGGTGTGCGCCGAGGGGCATCGTGGCGGCTTCCGTGGCTTCGCTATTTTCGATCTTATTAACGGAACGAGGAGTCAATGGTGGTGAATCAGTTAAAGCTCTGGTCTTTCTGACGATCGCAATGACCGTATTTTTGCAGGGATTGTCTGCCAAATTGGTAGCGAAGTTGTTAGGGCTTAGTCAAGGCGACATCTCAGGATTAGTAATTGTCGGGAGTAATCCTATTGGCATTCTCGTAGCGCGTCTCTTTCAAGCTAATGGTCACAGGGTCGCATTGATTGATACCAATGCTGAATTTTGTAAACAAGCTGCTGAATATGATATTCCTGCTTTTGTTAGTAATGGACTAGATGCAAAATCCTTAGCTGAAGCAGGGCTTGATTCTGTAGGAACCTTTGTCGCTCTGACGATTAATACTGATGTGAATATCGTGATTGCTCAACTAGCAATTAAAGAATTTAATCCTCCTAAAGTATTTGCCATTTATGTCAAAGAGGTAGAAAGCGATCGCAATCAGCCTGAAGTTCAGCAAGCCTTTAGCAACCGTGTACCAATTAAAACTTGGAATCAATATATTCTGCAACGGGAAGTGAGAGTGGGAGAATTTCTATTGATATCTGAAGAAATTGAAGAGCAACTAAATCGATTTAATACTCTATTTAATGCAGGAATGTTGTTGCCATTGTTATTTGAGCGTAAAGGACAATTACAAATCGTATCGGCAGATATGAATTGGGAAAAAGGCGATCGCATTGTCTACTTACTATATACACCTAAAACTTTACCCCAAGCTCAATTTGAAGTATTCCCACCTAATACTCTTGATATCACGCCAGTAGTTCTGTCTGATCTCGATATTGCTCAAAAAGCTAGTGATTCCAATTCCTCTAGTTCACAAAAGGGGAAAAAAGTTGTGGCTTCCTCTAATTCTGATTATTTCTTAAGTATGGCAAAGGATATTCTCAAAAGGCGTTCTTAA
- a CDS encoding hybrid sensor histidine kinase/response regulator — MGNQPVVLVVDDEPANFDVIEILLFKEGYELYYKDNGAEALDSILEIKPDIILLDVMMPDMDGIEVCQHLKKNPLFHHISIIIVTALSDKEDLARCLDAGADDFISKPINSIELRARMRSMLRIKRQYDRIQDTMQLRAEMMQTIVHDLRNPLIGIMLGCDSLKSLGLPDRAQKRLDQISQTIEQMRLLIDDILTIGRIEAKKLFLDLSNIDIVDMAKSVIDDFEPLTSSKQITVLGKFPQETAYISADKNLIRRVLDNLMDNAIKFSPQQSFIILQIECLPRNPDRPDLVKIQVIDSGIGISPEQKQVIFEKYEVGNIVTGVAQIGLGLSFCKMTVEAHHGEISATNNQSQGATFTILLRRVVPDE; from the coding sequence ATGGGTAATCAACCAGTAGTTTTAGTTGTAGATGATGAACCAGCAAATTTTGATGTAATCGAAATTTTGCTGTTTAAAGAAGGATATGAGCTTTACTATAAAGACAACGGTGCAGAAGCTCTCGATAGTATCCTAGAAATCAAACCTGATATTATTTTGCTAGATGTCATGATGCCAGATATGGATGGTATTGAAGTATGTCAGCATCTAAAAAAAAATCCATTATTTCATCATATTTCGATCATTATCGTCACAGCTCTATCAGATAAAGAAGACCTTGCCCGTTGTCTCGATGCTGGAGCCGATGATTTTATCAGCAAACCCATTAATAGTATCGAGTTACGTGCCCGTATGCGATCAATGCTACGGATTAAAAGGCAATATGATCGTATTCAAGACACCATGCAGTTACGCGCAGAAATGATGCAAACCATCGTGCATGATCTTCGTAATCCCCTAATTGGCATCATGCTGGGCTGTGATTCCCTCAAATCTCTAGGTTTGCCTGATCGCGCCCAAAAAAGGCTCGATCAAATTAGCCAAACCATTGAGCAAATGCGTCTCCTCATTGATGATATTTTGACGATTGGACGGATTGAAGCGAAGAAACTATTTCTCGATCTCAGCAATATTGATATTGTTGACATGGCAAAATCTGTAATTGATGATTTTGAACCATTGACATCAAGTAAGCAAATCACCGTTTTAGGTAAGTTCCCTCAGGAAACAGCCTATATTTCCGCCGATAAGAATTTAATTCGCCGAGTATTAGACAATCTGATGGATAATGCGATCAAATTTTCTCCTCAGCAAAGTTTTATTATTCTGCAAATCGAATGCTTACCTAGAAATCCCGATCGACCAGATCTAGTTAAAATCCAAGTAATTGATAGTGGCATTGGCATTAGCCCAGAACAAAAACAAGTTATTTTTGAAAAGTATGAGGTGGGTAATATTGTGACAGGGGTTGCTCAAATTGGTTTAGGACTTTCTTTTTGCAAAATGACTGTAGAAGCTCATCATGGAGAGATTTCGGCAACTAACAACCAATCCCAAGGCGCAACATTTACAATTTTACTTAGGCGAGTAGTACCTGACGAATAG
- the trpS gene encoding tryptophan--tRNA ligase, giving the protein MQKRVLSGVQPTGNLHIGNYLGAIRNWVETQTDYENFFCVVDLHAITVPHDPQTLARNTRDIAALYIACGIDPKISTIFVQSHVSAHAELTWLLNCITPLNWLERMIQFKEKAIKQGENVGVGLLDYPVLMAADILLYQADLVPVGEDQKQHLELTRDIAGRFNDQFAPVLKVPEPLIRKEGARVMSLTDGTKKMSKSDPSEMSRIHLLDKPDEIAKKIKKCKTDSVRELVFDDSDRPEANNLLGLYAIFANKTKEEVQVEAATWRGWGDFKTVLIDAAIKHLEPIQSKYYEVVKESGYLDHILQEGREKASENAFKTLNAVKNAMGYLPIL; this is encoded by the coding sequence ATGCAAAAACGAGTTCTATCTGGTGTACAACCAACTGGCAACCTCCATATTGGCAATTATTTGGGGGCTATTCGTAACTGGGTAGAGACTCAGACCGATTACGAAAATTTCTTTTGTGTTGTCGATCTGCACGCGATTACTGTCCCTCACGATCCGCAAACTTTAGCTCGCAACACTCGCGACATTGCAGCTTTATACATTGCCTGTGGTATTGATCCCAAGATTTCCACAATTTTTGTGCAGTCCCATGTATCCGCCCATGCTGAGTTAACATGGCTTCTCAATTGCATCACGCCGCTAAATTGGTTGGAGCGCATGATCCAATTCAAAGAGAAGGCGATCAAACAAGGGGAAAATGTGGGAGTAGGGCTACTGGATTATCCTGTACTAATGGCTGCGGATATTTTGCTATATCAAGCGGATTTAGTTCCTGTTGGAGAAGATCAGAAGCAACATTTGGAACTAACGCGGGATATTGCGGGAAGGTTTAATGATCAGTTTGCACCAGTTTTGAAAGTGCCTGAGCCACTAATTCGGAAAGAAGGGGCAAGGGTGATGAGTCTCACCGATGGCACTAAAAAAATGTCGAAGTCAGATCCTTCGGAAATGAGTCGGATTCATCTGCTCGATAAGCCCGATGAAATTGCCAAAAAAATCAAGAAATGTAAGACCGATTCTGTCCGTGAATTAGTCTTTGATGATAGCGATCGCCCTGAAGCAAATAATCTACTCGGTTTATACGCGATTTTTGCGAATAAAACTAAGGAAGAAGTCCAAGTTGAGGCGGCGACATGGCGTGGCTGGGGAGATTTTAAGACGGTGTTGATTGATGCTGCGATCAAGCATCTTGAGCCAATTCAATCTAAATATTATGAAGTGGTCAAAGAATCAGGATATCTGGATCACATCTTACAAGAAGGTCGCGAAAAAGCCTCTGAAAATGCCTTTAAAACCCTCAATGCTGTCAAAAATGCGATGGGTTATTTACCAATTTTATAG
- a CDS encoding Coenzyme F420 hydrogenase/dehydrogenase, beta subunit C-terminal domain produces MSVVPSHRKAKGLADVQRRPAKELCSECGLCDTYYIHYVKEACAFITQHIDDLEMQSHGRSRDLDNEKELYFGVHQEMIAARKTEPIAGAQWTGIVSTLAIEMLEKGLVEGVVCVQSSASDRFKPQPIIARTREEILAARVNKPTLSPNLSVLEQIEKSGIKRLLAIGVGCQIQALRTVEKELGLEKLYVLGTPCTDNVTREGLQKFLDTTSRSPETVVHYEFMQDFNVHFKHSDGSTELVPFFGLNTRELKDVFASSCMTCFDYTNALADIVVGYMGATFGWQWIVVRNETGQEMLELIKDQLQIQPVISSGDRRAAVQQGISAYDQAVTLPIWLAWLISFVVNKIGPKGLEYGRFSIDSHFVRNYLYVRRNYPKKLEVHVPEFAKRIISQYQLPKV; encoded by the coding sequence ATGTCGGTTGTCCCATCCCATCGCAAGGCAAAGGGTCTCGCAGATGTCCAGCGTCGCCCTGCCAAAGAGTTGTGCAGTGAATGTGGTCTTTGTGATACCTATTACATACATTACGTCAAAGAGGCTTGCGCGTTTATAACTCAGCATATTGATGATCTAGAGATGCAATCCCACGGGCGATCGCGTGATCTCGATAATGAAAAAGAACTTTATTTCGGTGTGCATCAAGAAATGATCGCCGCCCGCAAAACTGAACCGATCGCAGGGGCGCAATGGACAGGCATTGTCTCTACTTTGGCGATCGAGATGCTCGAAAAAGGTCTGGTCGAAGGTGTAGTCTGTGTGCAGTCAAGTGCTAGTGATCGCTTTAAGCCTCAGCCTATAATTGCCCGTACCCGTGAGGAAATTTTGGCGGCACGCGTCAATAAACCGACGCTTTCGCCCAATCTTTCGGTGTTAGAGCAGATCGAAAAGTCAGGTATCAAGAGGCTTTTAGCGATCGGTGTGGGCTGCCAAATCCAAGCGCTACGCACGGTCGAGAAGGAATTAGGCTTAGAAAAGCTCTATGTCTTAGGGACACCCTGCACGGATAATGTCACGAGAGAAGGGTTACAGAAATTTCTGGATACCACCAGTCGATCGCCTGAAACTGTAGTGCATTATGAATTCATGCAGGACTTTAATGTGCATTTCAAGCATTCCGACGGTTCGACAGAGTTAGTGCCATTTTTTGGATTAAATACTAGGGAACTCAAGGATGTGTTTGCTTCATCCTGCATGACCTGCTTTGACTACACCAATGCCCTAGCTGATATCGTCGTGGGCTATATGGGCGCAACCTTTGGCTGGCAATGGATCGTAGTGCGAAACGAGACGGGTCAAGAGATGCTGGAGTTAATCAAGGATCAATTGCAAATTCAGCCTGTCATCTCTAGTGGCGATCGACGCGCCGCCGTACAACAAGGAATCTCGGCGTATGATCAAGCGGTCACTTTGCCAATTTGGTTAGCTTGGCTCATTAGCTTTGTGGTGAATAAGATTGGTCCCAAAGGTTTGGAATATGGGCGTTTTTCCATCGATTCCCACTTTGTCCGCAATTATCTCTACGTGCGTCGCAACTACCCCAAAAAGCTAGAAGTCCACGTCCCCGAATTTGCCAAGCGAATTATCTCTCAGTACCAGTTACCAAAAGTATAG
- a CDS encoding Ppx/GppA phosphatase family protein, with translation MTSDVKTLAAIDVGTNSIHMVIVQIKTSIPSFTVIESEKATVRLGERCAQTGNLTEDAMQRSLEALRRCKEICRTQKVEEIVAVATSATREAPNGAEFIRRINEELGLYIEVISGQEEARRIYLGVISAMELKDEPHLLIDIGGGSTEIILGDGRDPKYLSSTKIGAVRLTDLFVSTDPISQTEYDRLLGYILGSIERPTDDLRSLLQEKNIKSLNAIGTSGTVETLAILHSREKTGLVPNPLQGYEIPFADLENIVWRLRRANLDERTAMVRQKRAEIILAGALILLETMRLMGIPKITLCQSALREGLVVDWMIRHGYIEDGWRYQSTVRDRSIFKLADKYGIDTKYAKQVADHALSIFDQTKGVFHEWSDNERHLLWAAAMLHNSGHHISHDAHHKHSYYLIRNGELLGYTESEIEVIANLARYHRKSEPKKKHDNFQRLGSERLKLFIRQASTFLRLATALDRRQIGAITSIRVACNSRTRTCSLHLTPKQSNDPCTLELWSLDYKKQPFEMQFNVTLSVSLE, from the coding sequence ATGACCTCAGATGTCAAAACTCTAGCAGCAATCGATGTGGGTACAAATTCCATCCATATGGTAATTGTACAAATTAAGACCTCGATTCCTAGTTTCACTGTTATTGAGTCGGAAAAAGCAACTGTCAGACTTGGAGAACGTTGCGCTCAAACAGGAAATTTGACTGAAGATGCGATGCAGAGATCGCTAGAAGCTTTAAGACGATGTAAAGAGATCTGTCGTACTCAAAAAGTAGAAGAAATTGTGGCGGTAGCAACCAGTGCCACCCGTGAGGCTCCCAATGGGGCAGAGTTTATTCGTCGTATCAATGAAGAACTTGGATTGTATATTGAAGTAATTTCTGGACAAGAGGAAGCCCGTCGCATTTATTTGGGGGTGATTTCGGCAATGGAACTCAAGGATGAGCCGCATCTATTGATTGATATTGGTGGTGGTTCTACAGAAATAATTTTGGGGGATGGCAGAGATCCTAAATATCTGAGTAGTACCAAGATAGGGGCAGTAAGGCTAACAGATTTATTCGTTAGTACTGATCCAATTTCTCAAACGGAATATGATCGCCTATTAGGATATATTCTCGGCTCGATTGAGCGTCCTACGGATGACTTGCGATCACTATTGCAGGAAAAAAACATCAAGTCACTCAATGCGATCGGTACATCGGGAACTGTTGAAACGCTAGCGATTTTGCACTCTAGGGAAAAGACAGGACTAGTTCCAAATCCTTTACAGGGTTATGAGATTCCCTTCGCAGACTTAGAAAATATTGTCTGGCGGTTACGTCGAGCAAATTTAGATGAACGTACAGCAATGGTTCGCCAAAAGAGAGCAGAAATCATCTTGGCGGGTGCACTAATTCTTCTAGAAACTATGCGGTTAATGGGAATTCCCAAAATTACTCTTTGTCAGAGTGCTTTACGTGAAGGTTTAGTCGTAGATTGGATGATTCGGCATGGCTATATCGAAGATGGTTGGCGCTATCAAAGTACTGTGCGCGATCGCAGCATTTTTAAGCTTGCTGATAAGTATGGAATTGATACTAAATACGCTAAACAGGTTGCTGATCACGCTCTGAGCATTTTTGATCAAACTAAAGGCGTATTTCACGAATGGAGTGATAATGAGCGACATTTGCTCTGGGCTGCGGCAATGTTACATAATTCGGGACATCACATCAGTCACGACGCTCACCATAAGCATTCCTATTATCTAATTCGTAATGGCGAATTATTAGGCTACACCGAGTCAGAAATTGAAGTAATTGCTAATCTCGCTCGCTATCATCGCAAGAGTGAACCCAAGAAGAAACATGATAATTTCCAACGTTTAGGAAGTGAACGCTTGAAGTTATTTATTCGACAAGCTAGTACCTTTTTGCGTTTGGCAACAGCTTTAGATCGTCGTCAAATTGGTGCGATTACTTCCATTCGTGTGGCTTGTAATTCTCGAACTCGTACTTGCTCTTTGCATCTTACCCCCAAACAAAGTAATGATCCCTGTACTTTAGAACTTTGGAGTCTCGATTATAAAAAGCAACCATTTGAAATGCAGTTTAACGTTACGCTGTCGGTATCGTTAGAGTAG
- a CDS encoding sigma-70 family RNA polymerase sigma factor, producing the protein MTTAALTIESDIPTQLSITTHRVREFSAADKNTTLELLKQYRKAPSAYLRDRIVRLNIGLIKKEVHFWADRHSEIYDDLLQVGALGLIGAVDRFELNRGYAFSSFAVRYIRGEIQHYLRDKSSSVRIPRRCLDLQQQSVRVMQKLRNTLQREPSTQEVATALGIKLSEWQEAKLAFQNRVPLSLDAPIRSEEEDAASIGDLVADPKSNMQSQQDEKFRLHQALSVLEQRTREIVEFVFIEDMPQRDVAKLLGVSAVTISRQLKKGLSTLRSVLETEAC; encoded by the coding sequence ATGACTACCGCAGCACTCACCATCGAATCCGACATTCCTACTCAATTGAGCATCACCACTCATAGGGTACGTGAGTTTTCGGCGGCAGACAAAAACACAACCCTCGAATTACTTAAGCAATATCGCAAAGCACCATCTGCATACCTACGCGATCGCATCGTGCGCTTAAATATCGGCTTAATTAAAAAAGAAGTACATTTTTGGGCAGATCGTCACTCAGAAATATACGACGATTTATTACAAGTAGGAGCATTAGGTCTCATTGGCGCAGTTGATCGCTTTGAACTAAATCGCGGTTATGCCTTTAGTTCCTTTGCCGTACGCTATATTCGCGGCGAAATTCAACATTATTTACGCGACAAAAGCTCCTCAGTCCGCATACCTCGGCGTTGTCTAGACTTGCAACAACAATCAGTACGTGTAATGCAGAAGTTACGCAATACCTTACAAAGGGAGCCTTCCACGCAGGAAGTTGCTACTGCTCTAGGAATCAAATTGAGTGAATGGCAAGAAGCTAAACTCGCTTTTCAAAATCGTGTTCCTTTAAGTCTTGATGCTCCAATTCGTTCTGAAGAAGAAGATGCAGCTTCCATTGGTGATCTTGTCGCTGATCCTAAGAGCAATATGCAATCACAACAGGATGAGAAGTTCCGTTTACATCAAGCTCTATCAGTTTTAGAGCAACGCACCAGAGAGATTGTTGAGTTTGTATTTATCGAAGATATGCCTCAAAGGGATGTTGCGAAGTTGTTGGGAGTAAGTGCCGTGACAATTTCACGTCAACTCAAAAAAGGTTTATCAACTTTACGCAGTGTACTAGAAACTGAAGCTTGCTAA
- a CDS encoding hybrid sensor histidine kinase/response regulator, producing the protein MVRILVIEDEDLIRDSLEDLLLVEGFEVITAENGEKGVYLASQRQPDLILCDVMMPILNGYEVLEQVRQDKDLSTVPFLFLTSMVDRYSNRKGMSLGADDYLEKPCTKDELLAAITVRLEKQKLIEERIEEKMNALRRSITLSLPHELQTPLSGIMGLSELLMMQSEQVTPLDVYDYAYGINRSADRLYRLIQNYLLYSKLLVLRSQGQPRFTSQHPCNSFVVFSNISQRKAREYERPDDLQIDITEVDLRMASEDLIKIADELIDNAFKYSSQGTKVCLSSYATDAHWVLTIKDHGRGMTKAQIANIGAYIQFERQFYEQQGMGLGLFLAKTLVEFYGGNLNIHSEETLGTSIRITIPL; encoded by the coding sequence ATGGTACGAATACTAGTCATCGAAGATGAAGACTTAATTCGAGATTCCCTTGAGGATCTACTTTTAGTTGAAGGTTTTGAAGTAATTACTGCCGAGAATGGGGAAAAGGGCGTATATTTAGCAAGTCAAAGACAACCTGACTTGATTTTGTGTGATGTTATGATGCCAATACTCAATGGCTATGAAGTTCTCGAACAGGTGCGTCAAGATAAGGATCTCAGTACAGTTCCCTTTTTGTTTTTGACATCAATGGTTGATCGCTATAGTAATCGTAAGGGGATGTCATTGGGAGCTGATGATTATCTGGAAAAGCCTTGTACAAAAGATGAATTACTAGCGGCGATCACTGTGCGTTTGGAGAAGCAAAAATTGATCGAGGAACGCATTGAGGAAAAGATGAATGCCTTGCGTAGAAGCATTACGTTATCTTTGCCCCATGAGCTACAGACCCCACTTTCAGGAATTATGGGACTATCCGAACTCCTGATGATGCAAAGTGAACAAGTAACTCCTTTGGATGTTTATGACTACGCTTATGGTATTAATCGGTCTGCAGATCGTCTCTATCGCCTGATCCAAAACTATTTGCTCTATAGCAAGTTATTAGTATTGAGATCCCAAGGTCAGCCCAGATTCACTTCGCAGCATCCTTGTAACAGTTTTGTCGTCTTCAGCAATATCAGTCAACGTAAAGCAAGAGAATATGAGCGCCCAGATGACTTGCAGATAGATATTACTGAAGTCGATTTAAGAATGGCATCCGAGGATCTAATCAAAATTGCTGATGAATTAATTGACAACGCGTTTAAATATTCCTCCCAAGGAACAAAGGTTTGCTTGAGCAGTTATGCCACTGATGCACATTGGGTATTGACAATCAAAGATCACGGAAGGGGGATGACCAAAGCGCAAATTGCGAATATTGGTGCTTATATTCAGTTTGAACGCCAATTTTACGAGCAACAGGGGATGGGATTAGGTTTGTTTTTAGCGAAGACTTTAGTAGAGTTTTATGGCGGAAATCTCAATATTCACAGCGAAGAAACTTTAGGAACCAGTATTCGTATTACCATACCTCTTTAA